A DNA window from Trichomycterus rosablanca isolate fTriRos1 chromosome 11, fTriRos1.hap1, whole genome shotgun sequence contains the following coding sequences:
- the pld3 gene encoding 5'-3' exonuclease PLD3 has translation YVQVVDVELSKTFKLAKYSRCILIITCLTTLMLVAFLLQMVFAPSISIFSSTLKNSPPTTHLCNESCRLVLVESIPDGLEFNSTVVHTSIYETWLNLISEAQSSLDIASFYWTLTNDDTRTHEPTAKQGERILQELADLSGRISVRIAVNTPQEKQPKHDIQLLIKSGADVRSVNMKELTSGVLHTKFWVVDKKHIYIGSANMDWRSLTQVKELGAVVYDCSCLAKDLEKIFEAYWFLGESQTIPVPWPSQYATAFNKDTPMQLSINNTDARVYLSSSPTSLCAEGRTADLESILSVISDAQEFVYIAVMNYLPTMEYSSHKRYWADIDTELRRVAYERKVHVRLLISCWGSSSPIMLSYLRSLASLQHPKSKLDVQVKIFIVPASPSQKKIPYARVNHNKYMVTDQVAYIGTSNWSGDYFVNTAGSALVVNQTFSSSVEPTVREQLQNVFERDWDSDYSTRLGHDADIDQLCQIKP, from the exons TATGTGCAGGTGGTGGATGTGGAGTTGAGTAAAACTTTTAAACTTGCTAAG TATTCCAGGTGTATTCTCATCATCACCTGTCTCACCACTCTGATGCTGGTTGCGTTTCTCCTCCAAATGGTCTTTGCTCCCTCCATCTCCATCTTTTCATCCACTCTGAAGAACAGTCCTCCCACAACacacttgtgtaatgagtcctGCAG GTTGGTGTTGGTGGAGAGCATACCGGACGGTTTAGAGTTTAACTCCACCGTGGTTCATACATCCATTTATGAGACCTGGTTGAATCTAATCTCCGAAGCTCAGAGCAGTCTGGATATCGCCTCCTTCTACTGGACCCTCACCAACGACGATACGCGAACTCACGAACCTACAGCCAAACAG GGTGAGAGGATTTTGCAGGAACTTGCAGATCTTTCTGGGAGAATTTCAGTGAGAATTGCAGTCAACACTCCTCAGGAAAAACAACCAAAGCATGATATCCAGCTGCTAATTAAGTCCG GTGCTGATGTGAGGAGTGTGAATATGAAAGAATTAACCTCTGGAGTGCTGCACACCAAATTCTGGGTGGTGGATaagaaacacatttacattggCAGTGCCAACATGGACTGGAGATCGCTGACTCAG GTGAAGGAGCTGGGCGCGGTGGTGTACGACTGCAGCTGTCTCGCTAAGGACCTTGAGAAAATCTTCGAAGCTTATTGGTTCCTTGGTGAGAGCCAGACGATTCCCGTCCCCTGGCCCAGCCAATACGCTACAGCCTTTAATAAGGACACGCCCATGCAGCTGTCAATCAACAACACTGACGCTAGAGTTTACCTTTCG agttctcctacGTCTCTGTGTGCGGAGGGAAGAACTGCAGATCTTGAATCTATTCTGAGTGTCATTAGCGATGCCCAGGAGTTTGTTTACATCGCTGTGATGAACTACCTGCCCACCATGGAGTATTCATCACACAAACG gtaCTGGGCTGATATAGATACTGAGTTAAGGCGTGTAGCCTACGAGAGAAAGGTTCATGTAAGGTTATTGATCAGCTGTTGGGGAAGCAGTTCTCCGATCATGCTCTCGTACCTGCGCTCTCTCGCCTCATTACAGCATCCAAAATCCAAACTGGACGTTCAGGTG AAAATCTTCATCGTTCCTGCCAGTCCGAGTCAGAAGAAAATCCCGTATGCTCGAGTGAACCATAATAAGTACATGGTGACAGACCAAGTGGCGTATATCG GAACGTCGAACTGGTCAGGTGATTACTTTGTGAACACAGCAGGTTCTGCGTTGGTGGTGAATCAGACCTTCTCCTCGTCGGTAGAACCCACAGTGAGGGAACAGCTCCAGAACGTGTTCGAGAGAGACTGGGATTCTGATTACAGCACTCGACTTGGGCACGACGCCGACATCGATCAGCTCTGTCAGATAAAACCCTGA